In Mongoliitalea daihaiensis, one DNA window encodes the following:
- a CDS encoding T9SS type B sorting domain-containing protein: MKRQLNSIHFRVIFSGILAVFCLMSPEFSFSQGFNGNEWIFGYCPTASTNSYLSFGRGEDPIVRDLPNTIIIGSETGNIDNNAVMIDPITGQVLFFTNGILVYNYDELQIQGAPNGVNGVSEGIRQGVAIATLNYDPEGDRLFYIFYRTPTGQLQFAVIDMNAPGGALPNQPPLGAVTTLNQTIGTVSGAIAVVKTPNSPNYLVNYDGGNLVVRRIEATQGEFTETASIPLSFTPKAIIFNESTNQLILIPTDPGEDIVLIELDTADGSLGSISTVEQSGGADAIEGADLSPDGEFLYFSRGNQLLRVPTNDLTAEPEVVPIPNTPHQIYDIRVGPDGRLYYIYQEEAGGPFLIGRVNNPDEEELDELEIEEDPFNGVDFCGTVFPQFAPNQDINPTVDFEWEPEFPCANNPIQLTSEITPTNYRPVSFEWTFDPPLTNEDGQPVEIDFNQEHLLIPEEATAGESINVTLTVTFADGSTLDVDKTINLLENNLEANFTPQDTTICAPNCINLMPLLEAQQGGGEGPGGPGGPGGPGGPGGPGVGGPGGPGGNFEYFWSNKRDEGWGPEAANVVCLPGLYWVLVREPGSSCYAYAEIRVQIWDLDDQSNGVWHFGDGAGLDFNPDPDDPDGPSPRAISHPNNIPAGTATISDETGQILFYTDGQTVWDLNGNVMENGDNIGGSNQTSQGVIAVPVPQNPTIYYVFTTQATGTGSNEVRFSVVDLTAENPTGAGAVTTSNNFLFSPATEQVAALATGATNWVLFHELGTNTFRAYPLTQFGIGQPVFSSVGSRHGFGAGVGTMKFSPDGSQVAVTINDGACSRLEIFDFDLQTGRLSEYALLDLGCTNEDVYGVEFSNDGSRVFVSYRSGSGRIEEFLIRNPSTNNNDDEDDPLTCGECFDNATTRQAREQCILNSDIRNTVTTAGPFGAIQIAPNGQIYVARPGQNSVTSIIPGSGCAASTYDDVGVDLLPGTSMNLGLPSFAVQSGSSIPEPALEGPERLCLDPAEGAEAEFGGGGEPDIDSYFWTIVHEDGTADITRFGGAGEDFQNYIHNFQRAGLYTVTLEVDRCGNPEYFDDSIQVLVVAAPEITLPDDAVLCVGSPVELTAIEGYDPADGLYDFEWRNAAGFQIGDINSNTIVVDSEDIYTVTVSFRVPEDVDPDLFDRCPASRSIFVGPAFDFDINLSQDEVCYEDVLVTFAPDTPIVGEWFYELQGVPGRTLIGEFFELELNPLLMLPAPGTYDIIFVTEDPLIPGCVIEKVTEIVVHPLPLLELVVLNDSDCILEDGTLEVTALTDIQTLTLIETGQVVNNITAGTVLPLFVDLGPGVYTFEAINEFGCLNVQTVIIQNRNAPAGLEDYVVTAVDESCSTSGILDGQIVLSFSTAPASLLGVRYRIVRLGDGREFTNELTTAATADPLVFTVDVPYGEYSIELLDENDCPIPFQNNVVVERKFQVDFSVPSNPVACEQFIFTPTSAVPLNFDLRAVNNPSVPITQEADGSFILSESGEYILFGFDPAGEDCPRERRFFVTINDPIQFDLIGPTIDDCVEGVFYEVDLFGANPVDVLIFWRDDAGTIVGRNPIFFPREAGVYTLEVQPRLGTQCDSNEISFTVTSVLGQVDFSVEAEAICDPAVPAIIQLVGDYEQAALIQWFRVTGTTRTLLPFDNFEVIEVDQEGFYEVVLSDLLCELGRQRVQVRRSAGIVPELRERYVICAIENVSDVLDPGVYDSYAWFLNDELVADTPTFIPTEAGSYRLEVVDDAGCIFATTFEVEEDCRLLVRAPDAMIPSDSNRQFLVYANNFVDNLEVYIYNRWGELIFFCESNNIEANQPVCNWDGMYRGQVVPVGTYAVVLRFSSIQQGITRTQRSALVVIE, translated from the coding sequence ATGAAAAGGCAATTGAATTCCATACATTTTAGAGTAATTTTTAGTGGCATACTGGCAGTTTTCTGTTTAATGTCTCCAGAATTTAGTTTTTCACAAGGCTTTAATGGGAATGAGTGGATATTTGGATACTGTCCGACAGCGTCAACCAACAGTTATCTCTCATTTGGAAGAGGGGAGGATCCCATCGTCCGAGATCTCCCGAATACAATAATTATCGGGTCTGAGACCGGCAATATTGATAATAATGCTGTGATGATAGATCCGATAACCGGTCAGGTGCTTTTTTTTACTAATGGTATATTAGTCTATAATTATGATGAACTTCAAATTCAAGGTGCTCCTAACGGGGTAAATGGAGTATCAGAAGGTATAAGACAGGGGGTTGCTATTGCTACACTCAATTATGATCCTGAAGGTGACCGCTTGTTTTATATTTTTTACCGCACCCCCACAGGTCAGTTACAATTTGCAGTGATCGATATGAATGCACCGGGAGGAGCCTTGCCAAATCAGCCACCTCTTGGGGCAGTGACTACCCTCAATCAGACAATCGGTACAGTATCCGGAGCGATTGCAGTGGTGAAAACTCCTAATAGCCCCAATTACTTGGTAAACTATGATGGGGGTAATCTTGTCGTTAGGAGAATTGAAGCAACCCAAGGAGAGTTTACAGAAACTGCGAGTATTCCGCTTAGCTTCACACCCAAAGCGATCATTTTCAATGAAAGTACTAATCAGTTGATACTAATTCCAACTGATCCGGGGGAAGATATAGTACTGATCGAATTGGACACGGCAGATGGTTCTCTCGGTTCCATTAGCACGGTGGAGCAATCGGGTGGAGCCGATGCCATTGAGGGAGCAGATCTTTCACCGGATGGGGAGTTTTTGTATTTCTCTAGAGGAAATCAATTGCTAAGAGTGCCTACAAATGATTTGACAGCTGAGCCTGAAGTGGTTCCCATTCCTAATACCCCTCACCAAATTTATGATATTCGAGTAGGACCTGATGGCAGGCTTTATTATATCTACCAAGAGGAAGCAGGTGGGCCATTTTTGATAGGAAGAGTGAATAATCCAGATGAAGAGGAGCTGGACGAATTAGAAATTGAAGAGGACCCATTCAATGGAGTTGATTTTTGTGGAACTGTCTTCCCTCAATTTGCGCCTAATCAGGATATCAACCCTACAGTAGATTTTGAGTGGGAACCAGAGTTTCCATGTGCCAATAACCCTATTCAGCTGACTTCTGAGATTACGCCTACCAATTATCGACCGGTAAGCTTTGAATGGACTTTCGATCCACCCCTGACCAATGAAGATGGACAGCCAGTAGAGATCGATTTTAATCAAGAGCATCTGTTGATCCCTGAAGAGGCTACAGCCGGTGAAAGTATCAATGTGACTTTGACGGTAACTTTTGCAGATGGAAGCACACTGGATGTTGATAAGACAATCAACCTTTTGGAAAATAATTTAGAAGCGAATTTCACACCTCAAGATACTACTATCTGTGCGCCAAATTGCATCAATTTGATGCCTTTGCTGGAGGCTCAGCAAGGCGGAGGAGAAGGTCCTGGCGGTCCAGGTGGTCCAGGTGGCCCGGGCGGACCTGGAGGCCCCGGGGTTGGTGGTCCTGGTGGACCTGGAGGGAATTTTGAATACTTCTGGTCCAACAAAAGAGATGAAGGCTGGGGGCCTGAAGCTGCCAATGTGGTGTGTTTGCCTGGTTTGTATTGGGTGCTGGTGCGTGAACCTGGTTCCAGTTGCTATGCGTATGCTGAAATCCGTGTGCAGATTTGGGATTTAGATGATCAAAGTAATGGTGTTTGGCACTTTGGGGATGGTGCCGGGTTGGATTTTAATCCCGATCCTGATGATCCAGATGGACCAAGTCCAAGGGCAATTTCTCATCCGAATAATATTCCAGCAGGTACAGCAACGATCTCAGATGAAACTGGTCAAATCCTCTTCTACACCGATGGTCAGACCGTTTGGGACTTGAATGGAAATGTGATGGAAAATGGGGATAATATTGGAGGTAGCAATCAGACTTCCCAAGGGGTAATTGCCGTTCCTGTCCCCCAAAACCCGACCATTTATTACGTATTTACCACACAGGCAACAGGTACAGGAAGTAATGAGGTACGATTCTCAGTAGTTGATCTAACTGCAGAAAATCCTACAGGGGCCGGTGCTGTTACTACGAGCAATAACTTTTTATTCAGCCCTGCAACCGAACAGGTAGCCGCGTTGGCTACAGGTGCGACCAATTGGGTCCTATTTCATGAGTTGGGTACCAATACCTTTCGAGCCTACCCTTTGACACAATTTGGTATAGGACAGCCTGTGTTTTCCTCCGTTGGCTCTCGTCATGGCTTTGGTGCAGGTGTCGGTACGATGAAGTTTAGCCCAGATGGTTCGCAGGTGGCTGTTACCATCAATGATGGAGCATGTAGTCGATTGGAGATATTTGATTTTGATCTGCAAACTGGCAGGTTATCCGAATATGCCTTGTTAGATCTTGGTTGTACGAATGAGGATGTTTATGGAGTGGAGTTTTCCAATGATGGAAGCCGCGTGTTTGTAAGCTACCGCTCTGGTTCGGGTAGGATAGAGGAATTTTTAATCCGAAATCCCAGTACCAATAATAACGATGATGAGGATGATCCTTTGACTTGTGGTGAATGCTTTGATAACGCCACTACAAGACAGGCGCGAGAGCAATGTATTTTAAATTCTGATATTAGAAATACCGTCACTACAGCTGGACCTTTTGGTGCCATTCAAATAGCGCCAAATGGTCAGATTTATGTTGCAAGACCTGGACAAAACTCAGTAACTTCTATCATTCCTGGTTCTGGCTGTGCTGCTTCAACCTATGATGATGTTGGTGTAGACCTTTTACCTGGAACCAGTATGAACTTAGGTTTACCATCTTTTGCAGTGCAATCGGGAAGTAGTATTCCTGAGCCTGCTTTGGAAGGTCCTGAGCGTTTGTGTTTGGATCCAGCCGAAGGAGCAGAGGCGGAGTTTGGTGGGGGTGGAGAGCCCGATATTGATTCCTATTTCTGGACGATTGTTCATGAGGATGGCACAGCAGATATCACGCGTTTTGGTGGTGCTGGAGAGGATTTTCAAAATTACATCCACAATTTCCAAAGAGCGGGCTTGTATACTGTGACCTTGGAAGTGGATCGATGTGGAAATCCTGAATATTTTGATGATAGTATACAGGTCCTGGTTGTTGCAGCTCCGGAAATCACGTTACCGGATGATGCTGTTCTTTGTGTGGGCAGCCCGGTAGAATTGACGGCTATTGAGGGATACGATCCTGCGGATGGATTGTATGATTTTGAATGGAGAAATGCAGCAGGTTTTCAAATCGGGGATATCAACTCCAATACCATCGTGGTAGATTCAGAGGATATATACACGGTGACGGTTTCATTCCGTGTACCTGAGGATGTGGATCCTGATTTGTTTGATAGATGTCCTGCTTCACGTTCCATTTTTGTGGGTCCCGCTTTTGACTTTGATATCAACTTGTCACAAGACGAAGTCTGTTACGAGGATGTGCTTGTTACTTTTGCTCCAGATACTCCAATTGTTGGAGAATGGTTTTATGAGTTGCAAGGTGTGCCCGGTAGAACCTTGATTGGTGAGTTTTTTGAGCTGGAATTGAATCCACTTCTCATGTTACCTGCTCCAGGTACCTACGATATTATCTTTGTTACAGAAGATCCTTTGATTCCGGGTTGCGTGATAGAGAAAGTTACCGAGATCGTAGTTCATCCGCTTCCATTATTGGAGCTGGTGGTACTCAATGATTCTGATTGTATATTGGAGGATGGTACTTTGGAGGTTACAGCCTTGACAGATATACAAACGTTGACTTTGATTGAAACAGGGCAGGTTGTGAATAATATAACCGCAGGTACTGTTTTGCCACTTTTTGTGGATTTGGGCCCTGGAGTTTATACGTTTGAGGCGATCAATGAATTTGGTTGTTTGAATGTGCAAACAGTCATCATTCAGAACAGAAATGCTCCTGCTGGTCTAGAAGATTATGTAGTAACCGCCGTAGACGAGTCTTGTAGTACCTCAGGGATATTAGATGGTCAGATAGTACTATCGTTTTCTACAGCTCCTGCATCTTTGCTTGGCGTACGATACAGAATTGTCCGGTTGGGAGATGGCAGGGAATTTACCAATGAGTTGACTACAGCAGCAACGGCAGACCCTTTGGTGTTTACAGTGGACGTTCCGTATGGAGAATATTCTATTGAACTTCTAGATGAAAATGATTGTCCAATTCCTTTCCAAAACAATGTTGTGGTGGAGCGGAAGTTTCAGGTGGATTTCTCAGTTCCTAGCAATCCGGTAGCCTGCGAACAATTTATATTTACACCGACTTCTGCTGTTCCTTTAAATTTTGATTTGAGGGCAGTAAATAATCCTTCTGTTCCGATTACACAGGAAGCAGACGGTAGTTTTATCCTTTCTGAGTCTGGGGAATACATCTTGTTTGGTTTTGATCCCGCAGGTGAGGATTGTCCTAGGGAGCGCCGCTTCTTTGTCACTATCAATGATCCGATTCAATTTGATTTGATTGGACCTACGATCGATGATTGCGTAGAAGGGGTTTTTTATGAGGTGGATTTATTTGGAGCCAATCCTGTCGATGTATTGATATTCTGGAGAGATGATGCAGGGACCATTGTCGGAAGAAATCCGATTTTCTTCCCAAGAGAAGCAGGGGTCTACACCTTGGAGGTACAACCACGCTTAGGAACGCAATGTGATTCCAATGAAATTTCTTTCACTGTTACTTCTGTATTGGGGCAAGTGGATTTCTCAGTGGAAGCAGAAGCTATCTGTGATCCTGCAGTTCCTGCGATCATTCAGTTGGTAGGAGATTATGAGCAGGCAGCTCTTATCCAGTGGTTTAGAGTTACAGGAACTACACGTACCTTACTTCCATTTGATAATTTTGAGGTGATTGAGGTGGATCAGGAAGGCTTCTACGAAGTGGTACTTTCAGACTTATTGTGTGAGTTGGGTAGGCAGCGGGTGCAGGTACGAAGATCTGCCGGTATTGTACCTGAATTACGGGAGCGGTATGTGATCTGTGCGATAGAGAATGTTTCGGATGTATTAGATCCAGGTGTTTATGATAGCTATGCTTGGTTCTTAAATGATGAATTGGTGGCAGATACACCAACATTTATACCAACTGAAGCCGGCTCCTATCGCTTAGAAGTGGTTGACGATGCAGGCTGTATTTTTGCCACTACATTTGAAGTGGAGGAAGATTGTAGATTACTGGTAAGAGCCCCTGATGCTATGATTCCAAGTGATAGTAATAGACAGTTCCTTGTTTATGCTAATAATTTTGTTGACAACTTAGAGGTATATATCTATAACCGATGGGGAGAGTTGATATTTTTCTGTGAATCCAATAACATTGAGGCTAATCAGCCTGTTTGCAATTGGGATGGAATGTACAGAGGGCAGGTTGTACCGGTAGGAACTTATGCGGTTGTTCTACGGTTCAGTAGTATACAACAAGGTATTACCCGCACCCAGCGATCCGCTTTAGTAGTTATTGAGTAA
- a CDS encoding PorP/SprF family type IX secretion system membrane protein translates to MLKSQIYRLFLIIGLGLSYIHAHAQDPQYSQYYAAPLYLNPAFTGSEFLPRVGVNYRNQWPGLNAQFTTFSAYFDTFLDDYNSGVGFLVMSDTEGAARLRSTTLAALYSYELQLGERAFFRPGFRASYIRREIGFFENLIFANNINPSEPFGDLIPGTDIPGLGDPVNMLSLSAGGLFYTPNFWLGFSADHLNQPNQSFLDGVSRLPAKYSLHAGYRISLGTGGYRSDFTHTFKERYIVPTVNYKRQGPFEQLDVGAYLYAEPIVLGLWYRGLPYRPIENQSNRDAIVMMVGVNLPSGLNVGYSFDYTVSQLGIQSGGAHEISISVLLADRNRNKLRSRDTMLPCPKF, encoded by the coding sequence TTGCTTAAGTCTCAAATATATCGTCTTTTTTTGATTATTGGTTTAGGGCTGAGCTACATCCATGCCCATGCCCAGGATCCTCAGTACAGTCAATATTATGCAGCGCCTTTGTATCTAAATCCAGCATTTACTGGTTCAGAGTTTTTACCAAGGGTGGGAGTAAATTACCGAAATCAGTGGCCAGGTCTCAACGCTCAATTCACAACATTTTCAGCATATTTTGACACCTTTTTAGACGACTATAACTCTGGAGTAGGCTTCTTGGTTATGAGTGATACAGAAGGGGCTGCAAGATTACGATCCACTACACTTGCCGCATTATATTCATACGAACTACAGCTTGGCGAAAGAGCCTTTTTCAGGCCTGGTTTTAGGGCTAGCTATATCCGAAGGGAAATAGGTTTCTTTGAAAATTTAATTTTCGCTAACAATATTAATCCATCTGAACCTTTTGGTGATTTAATCCCTGGCACTGATATCCCTGGCTTAGGAGACCCGGTAAACATGCTGTCCTTATCAGCGGGAGGACTATTTTATACACCCAATTTTTGGTTAGGATTTTCCGCAGACCACTTGAATCAACCGAATCAATCATTCTTGGACGGCGTTAGTCGATTGCCTGCCAAGTACTCTTTGCATGCAGGCTACAGAATATCTCTTGGCACAGGTGGTTACCGTTCTGATTTCACACATACGTTCAAGGAGCGCTACATTGTACCCACTGTGAATTACAAAAGGCAAGGACCTTTTGAGCAGTTGGACGTGGGTGCTTACTTATATGCAGAACCGATCGTTTTAGGATTGTGGTATAGAGGTTTACCTTATAGACCTATTGAAAATCAAAGCAACCGAGATGCCATCGTCATGATGGTAGGAGTTAACCTACCTTCAGGCCTAAATGTAGGATATAGCTTTGATTACACGGTTTCACAATTGGGCATCCAATCGGGAGGTGCACATGAAATCAGTATTTCAGTACTCTTGGCTGATCGCAACAGAAACAAACTTCGAAGCAGAGATACGATGCTTCCTTGCCCAAAATTCTAA
- a CDS encoding M48 family metallopeptidase translates to MEVEWIKYLLVGVLSLSFLFEKTLSYLNIRQPVPDIPSNLNEYISSDKLKESKSYQKANFNFSLITAIFSFLITIGLIYWGVFGTIDLWLRQFIQDPIFLSIVYFAVIFMGSDLLAIPFDYYHTFVIEEKFGFNKSSIQTYISDKVKGYMLSIIIGGGLLFVLLWLIHQIGKDFWWQFWLIAVIFMVGVNLFYTAWVLPLFNKLTPLEEGELKNKIFAYAKSVNFPLNNIFVIDGSKRSSKANAFFSGFGKRKKVVLYDTLIDQHTPDELVAVLAHEIGHYKKKHIIWGMSTSIVQVGLLLYILSEFIFSTTMSLALGGEQMAIHLNIVGFTMLFSPISMIIGIGMNMLSRKHEFEADAFAKTTFDGRPLAEALKTLSVNSLSNLNPHPWYVFVNYSHPPLMERLAKLEN, encoded by the coding sequence ATGGAAGTCGAATGGATCAAATACCTGCTTGTCGGGGTGCTTTCGCTTAGCTTTTTGTTTGAAAAAACATTAAGCTACTTGAATATCCGCCAACCCGTACCTGATATCCCTTCCAACCTAAATGAATATATCAGTTCGGACAAACTAAAGGAAAGTAAAAGCTATCAAAAAGCTAATTTTAACTTTAGCCTAATTACAGCTATATTTTCATTTTTAATCACCATTGGGCTTATTTACTGGGGAGTTTTTGGAACAATTGATCTTTGGCTTAGGCAATTCATCCAAGATCCTATCTTTCTTTCCATCGTCTATTTTGCAGTGATTTTTATGGGTTCAGATTTACTTGCAATACCTTTTGATTATTACCACACCTTTGTAATTGAAGAAAAATTTGGATTCAATAAAAGCAGTATACAAACTTATATTTCGGATAAAGTCAAAGGTTACATGCTCTCTATCATCATTGGAGGGGGGCTTTTATTTGTTTTACTTTGGTTAATTCATCAAATAGGAAAGGACTTTTGGTGGCAGTTTTGGTTGATTGCCGTCATTTTTATGGTAGGCGTCAATTTGTTTTATACCGCTTGGGTGCTTCCATTATTCAATAAGTTGACTCCTTTGGAGGAAGGGGAACTGAAAAATAAAATCTTCGCATACGCGAAATCAGTGAATTTCCCCTTAAACAATATTTTTGTAATCGATGGAAGCAAACGTTCCTCTAAAGCCAATGCATTTTTCTCAGGCTTTGGCAAAAGAAAAAAAGTGGTGCTTTACGATACCTTAATAGATCAACATACGCCTGACGAACTGGTAGCTGTCTTAGCCCATGAAATTGGACATTATAAAAAGAAACACATCATCTGGGGAATGAGTACTTCGATTGTACAAGTAGGTTTGCTGCTCTATATACTTTCTGAATTTATCTTTTCCACTACTATGAGCTTAGCCTTAGGGGGGGAGCAAATGGCCATACACCTCAATATTGTAGGCTTTACCATGCTTTTCTCTCCAATTTCCATGATTATCGGAATAGGCATGAATATGCTGAGTCGTAAACATGAGTTTGAAGCGGATGCTTTTGCGAAAACCACTTTTGACGGCAGGCCCCTGGCAGAGGCATTGAAAACCCTTTCCGTAAATTCTTTAAGTAACCTCAACCCCCATCCTTGGTATGTTTTTGTGAATTATTCGCACCCTCCTTTGATGGAAAGATTAGCTAAACTAGAGAACTGA
- a CDS encoding alpha-ketoacid dehydrogenase subunit alpha/beta has translation MSNLALAQTPMVFDRKHYSDQTLLDLYKSLLMPRRIEEKMLILLRQGKISKWFSGWGQEAISIGAVNALQEDEFILPMHRNLGIFTGRKMPLEKLFAQFQGKKSGFTKGRDRSFHFGSKEHHIVGMISHLGPQLAIADGIALAHKLAGESKVALVFSGDGATSEGDFHEGVNVAAVWKLPVIFVIEHNGYGLSTPNNEQFAFEYFTDKAPGYGIEAIRIDGNNVLEVYDAILNLADDLRKNPRPVLVEAITFRMRGHEEASGTKYVPKELMETWTLKDPVDNFERYLEETGVLNAKIKEKINIEIKAAINQGLDLAFGEAAIVPDTHEELEDVYAPFQQKVIEPTNASTHEKRFIDAIAEALSQSMERYPKLVLMGQDIAEYGGAFKITDGFVQKFGKERVRNTPLCESAIIGTALGLSIKGYKSMVEMQFADFVTCGFNQIVNNLAKIHYRWNQQADVVVRMPTGAGVAAGPFHSQSNEAWFFHTPGLKIVYPSNPYDAKGLLNAAIEDPNPYLYFEHKGMYRSISAAIPEDYYTVPIGKAALVARGAELSIITYGMGVHWALQAVEELGIQADILDLRTLLPWDQEAVKETVAKTGKVIFLQEDCNTGGIGAEICAWISENCFEYLDGPVMREGSLDTPVPFAPSLEKNFLPVQRFKEKLITLKNY, from the coding sequence ATGAGTAATCTTGCACTAGCCCAGACCCCCATGGTTTTTGACCGTAAACATTACAGTGATCAGACTTTACTGGATTTGTATAAGTCCTTGTTGATGCCTCGAAGAATCGAAGAAAAAATGCTGATTCTACTAAGGCAAGGAAAAATATCGAAATGGTTTAGCGGTTGGGGACAAGAAGCAATTTCCATAGGTGCTGTCAATGCCTTGCAAGAGGATGAATTCATCTTACCCATGCATAGAAACTTGGGGATTTTTACTGGACGCAAGATGCCATTGGAAAAGCTCTTTGCACAGTTTCAGGGGAAAAAATCAGGATTCACCAAAGGAAGAGACCGCTCATTTCACTTCGGTAGCAAAGAACATCATATTGTAGGGATGATCTCTCATCTTGGTCCACAGCTAGCCATAGCTGATGGGATTGCTCTTGCCCATAAACTTGCGGGGGAATCTAAAGTAGCTTTGGTTTTTTCTGGAGATGGGGCTACATCTGAAGGAGATTTCCACGAAGGAGTAAATGTAGCCGCTGTTTGGAAATTACCAGTGATTTTTGTGATTGAACACAATGGATATGGGCTTTCCACTCCCAACAATGAGCAGTTTGCTTTTGAATACTTCACAGATAAAGCACCTGGATATGGAATTGAAGCTATACGAATCGATGGTAATAATGTACTGGAAGTCTATGATGCGATTTTAAATCTAGCAGATGACTTGCGCAAAAACCCTAGACCTGTATTAGTGGAGGCGATCACCTTCAGAATGAGGGGACACGAAGAAGCCTCAGGCACTAAGTATGTGCCGAAAGAATTGATGGAAACTTGGACACTGAAAGACCCTGTAGATAATTTTGAACGATATTTAGAAGAAACGGGTGTTCTGAATGCCAAAATCAAAGAAAAAATCAATATTGAAATAAAAGCGGCCATCAATCAAGGGTTAGATCTTGCATTTGGAGAAGCAGCCATAGTACCTGATACGCACGAAGAGTTGGAAGATGTATATGCCCCTTTCCAACAAAAGGTGATTGAACCTACCAATGCATCCACTCATGAAAAGCGTTTTATTGATGCTATAGCAGAAGCATTAAGTCAATCCATGGAGCGATATCCCAAGCTCGTTTTGATGGGGCAGGACATTGCAGAGTATGGAGGAGCCTTTAAAATCACAGACGGTTTTGTACAGAAGTTTGGAAAAGAACGTGTACGAAACACCCCGCTTTGCGAAAGTGCAATCATAGGCACTGCTCTCGGCTTATCCATCAAGGGATACAAATCCATGGTAGAAATGCAATTTGCAGATTTTGTCACCTGTGGATTTAATCAAATCGTCAATAATCTCGCAAAAATTCATTACCGCTGGAATCAACAGGCGGATGTGGTGGTACGGATGCCTACGGGAGCAGGTGTGGCGGCAGGTCCTTTTCACTCCCAATCCAATGAAGCTTGGTTTTTTCATACTCCGGGATTGAAGATTGTCTATCCTTCCAATCCTTATGATGCCAAAGGCTTGCTGAATGCAGCTATTGAAGATCCTAATCCATACTTGTACTTTGAGCATAAAGGCATGTACCGCTCTATAAGTGCAGCAATCCCAGAAGATTATTATACTGTCCCCATTGGTAAAGCAGCGTTAGTAGCCAGAGGGGCCGAATTGAGTATCATCACGTATGGCATGGGTGTGCATTGGGCATTGCAAGCAGTGGAAGAGTTGGGCATTCAAGCGGACATTCTTGATCTAAGAACGCTCTTACCATGGGACCAAGAGGCTGTCAAAGAAACCGTAGCAAAAACCGGAAAGGTGATCTTCCTTCAGGAAGATTGTAATACGGGAGGAATAGGCGCTGAAATATGTGCCTGGATTTCAGAAAACTGTTTTGAATACCTTGACGGTCCGGTTATGCGGGAAGGGAGTTTGGATACACCTGTACCTTTTGCTCCAAGTTTGGAGAAAAACTTTCTACCCGTTCAGCGGTTCAAAGAAAAACTCATCACCTTGAAAAACTATTAA
- a CDS encoding IS1595 family transposase: MNILQFYERYPDETSCIHYLKEQRVREGVICKNCNSKDHYWLNSLNMFQCKHCKFRTGLKNGTIMENSKLPLRTWLLAMTLVSATKKGFSCLELQRQMGHSRYETVFRLYHKHREAMGKRDSLYKLEDMVEYDEAFVSKATKSSEKTKLKKGRGSQKQATVAVMAESSILEEKMIQNYLNKCCYKLNRKYLGKKHFDRLVIASICPYLYTSG; this comes from the coding sequence ATGAATATTTTACAATTCTATGAAAGATATCCTGATGAGACAAGTTGCATCCATTACTTGAAGGAACAAAGGGTAAGAGAAGGTGTCATTTGCAAGAATTGTAATTCCAAGGATCACTACTGGCTTAATTCTCTCAATATGTTCCAATGTAAACATTGTAAATTTAGGACAGGACTGAAAAATGGTACTATTATGGAAAACAGCAAGTTGCCATTGAGGACCTGGTTGCTTGCAATGACACTTGTTAGCGCAACCAAGAAGGGATTTAGCTGCCTTGAACTACAGAGGCAGATGGGTCATAGCAGATACGAGACTGTTTTTAGACTGTATCACAAGCACCGGGAAGCAATGGGTAAACGTGACAGCCTATATAAACTAGAGGATATGGTTGAATATGATGAGGCTTTTGTAAGCAAGGCAACAAAATCTTCCGAAAAGACGAAACTGAAGAAAGGCCGTGGAAGCCAAAAACAAGCTACTGTCGCTGTTATGGCTGAATCATCTATTCTTGAAGAAAAGATGATTCAAAACTATCTCAATAAATGCTGTTATAAACTAAACCGAAAATACTTAGGTAAAAAACACTTTGATAGGCTTGTTATTGCGAGCATTTGCCCCTACTTGTATACAAGCGGATAA